gagccaagcccgagaagtcctcttcttggacttcaaagcgaccaaaaacaatgactgttttacatacctccccattcctattgtgacatatgttggtgcgtgaacatggaacatctgaattaaaagaggagacgagaaccttcttcgtcagagcgtgctaagacactgtaagaggttacaggttgaagccgtctctcctcaattgagtccaaattgaattctgtctctgtttgattccttgccttttgtcttgtgtaacagatgtcctgtatttgaacctgacactatctgccacacatggaaggccggtccgtgaaaataatttctacattaaaccggtccctggtgcaaaaaaggttggggacccctgaattAAAGTACTGCCTAATTTAATTCATAGTTGCAGGGcccaaaatgctttttttttttttttttttaatagggtTGACTGCGTCTCTATCTTGGCACTTAGATTTAACCAGTCACGTACATTAAGGACTGGAATGTCCTCTAAAAAGATTGACAAAGTTGCCGGGGATATTCTTAAAGGGACACGCCAGGCTGGCGTAAGGGGCAGGGTGTTCTTGTCAAAAAGATGAAAAGCCCTGCGCCTTTAAGAGGGTTGCCTTCCCTTTTCCTcatgccccccccccacccccaaacccCCTCACGCAGACACTCCTCCTGTGAGCATTGGCGAGGCAGCTCCTGTCCCTTATGTCTCTTTGTGGCGAGCACAACAGACTTTGTTCCCCCCCTCTCTTGCATCGCCGCAGACGAGGCGCAGGTCCGGGGAGGAAGACACCTCCGGGTGCGGAACTCTACGCAACTCCCAGGCAAAAGTCCAAAAGAGGAGGCAGAACTCAAGAGCCGGACGGAAGAAAGACTTAAGAGTGGACGGATTGGACTGGAGTGCATCACTTAAAGGTGGAATCTTCTTTATACGTGTTTGCATTCTCTTTGGAAAAGTTTGAGCGGCGTATGAAATTCAGAGTGTTTGTTTTATCTTTATCTGTCCCTCAGAGCACTTTCCTAACAGCGCTATGAAATGAACATGCTCTTTAAAGAACGTCTTGCATGGTCCCGATATTGCTTTTGATTCACCAGCCCGGGCGTTTATCTTAGTTCGCCAGCTCTTTTTCGAAGGGTCTGCATTAAAGACTGCATTGATATTGCTCGAAGGGGGGAATGACTTTAGTGCTAGAAACTGGAGGAAAACAAAAAGGTCAAAAAGATGTTGAGTTAAAAATTATGGACTTTTAGTGAGGCTGCAAAAGGACAGGAGCGATGTTCACAGGGGACGGAGTTGTCAGTGGTCATTTCTTGACCAGTGGCGCCTTCAAGCCTCACCCTGGACTGGAAGTAAACCCGACCATTCAAATGGAGAACGGGAAAACCTTTGGGGCATATCCTCCGTACCAGGCTCAGATTTACACCAATGCCAGCTTGCCCAAAGTGGCCGACGACGTTTCAAGTACCTTTAAGGCGCCGACACCCTTCACAGCCCCGCCGCCTGCTCTCAAACTGGGGCAGGAAGGCTTCAAGAAAGTCTGCAGGACTGAGGAGAACAGTCCATGTCCCTTCCCTGGACTGGCCTCTGGGGTACTGGAGATGCGGGTGAAAGAAGGGAGTAAAATCCGCAACTTGATGGGGTTTGCCATGGCGCGGATACAAGGCGGAGACGCGAGCGGCGGCAGTCTGAGGCAAGTGGTCTTCACCGGATCGGGGCGCGCCGTCACTAAGACTATCACCTGCGCTGAGATCATGAAGCGAAAAGTGGGCTCCCTGCACCAGCTGACCAAGTTGCAATACAAGGTGGTGAAAGAGGTGTGGGAGAACACAGACGGGGGGACATCGGAGATGACCGTCCACAGGACCGTGCCCTCTATCAGTATCCTCCTCTCCA
This is a stretch of genomic DNA from Nerophis lumbriciformis linkage group LG06, RoL_Nlum_v2.1, whole genome shotgun sequence. It encodes these proteins:
- the LOC133608360 gene encoding ribonuclease P protein subunit p25-like protein; translation: MFTGDGVVSGHFLTSGAFKPHPGLEVNPTIQMENGKTFGAYPPYQAQIYTNASLPKVADDVSSTFKAPTPFTAPPPALKLGQEGFKKVCRTEENSPCPFPGLASGVLEMRVKEGSKIRNLMGFAMARIQGGDASGGSLRQVVFTGSGRAVTKTITCAEIMKRKVGSLHQLTKLQYKVVKEVWENTDGGTSEMTVHRTVPSISILLSKDPLDTREPGYQPPEALGALWEERDGGTQSTFKRPLAPSPLSSFPLCKRVCSGEGISVHPQH